From a single Parambassis ranga chromosome 2, fParRan2.1, whole genome shotgun sequence genomic region:
- the lrrc3b gene encoding leucine-rich repeat-containing protein 3B produces the protein MTLLDLWLSRSIPMCLLLQSLVLMALCFPSASMCPKGCICQRDLHLHGLNVTCSQSRLKEIPPNLPVDTVLLRLEHNQIGAVPDQAFHGLRLLRELNLSYNAVETLGEGAFSGIEGTLQVLDLSHNRITSVHKDAFARLKARVIVDDNPWHCDCALQQAIGGMAHNHEAAARVLCRSSELRDQEGRPFLAVDTDLCNLAKRTTDYAMLVTMFGWFAMVISYVVYYVRQNQEDARRHLEYLKSLPSKPKKPDEADDISTVV, from the coding sequence ATGACTCTGCTGGACTTGTGGCTGTCGCGCTCCATCCCCATGTGCCTGCTCCTTCAGAGCCTTGTCCTCATGGCCCTGTGCTTCCCATCGGCCAGCATGTGTCCAAAGGGCTGTATCTGCCAACGCGACCTCCACCTCCACGGCCTCAACGTTACTTGCAGTCAGTCCCGCCTCAAAGAGATACCCCCCAACCTTCCAGTGGACACAGTCCTGCTGAGGCTGGAGCACAACCAGATAGGGGCTGTACCCGATCAAGCCTTCCATGGACTCAGGCTTTTGAGAGAGCTCAACCTTTCCTACAATGCGGTGGAGACTTTAGGGGAAGGCGCTTTCAGTGGCATAGAAGGGACTTTACAGGTGCTGGACCTTTCCCACAACCGCATCACTAGCGTACACAAGGATGCCTTCGCTCGGCTGAAGGCCCGCGTCATTGTGGATGATAATCCTTGGCATTGTGACTGTGCTCTCCAGCAGGCCATAGGCGGAATGGCCCACAACCACGAGGCTGCCGCTAGGGTTCTCTGCAGGAGCTCGGAGCTGCGCGATCAAGAGGGACGACCCTTTTTGGCGGTGGACACAGACCTTTGTAACCTAGCCAAAAGGACCACAGACTACGCTATGCTGGTGACCATGTTTGGTTGGTTTGCTATGGTCATTTCATATGTCGTGTATTACGTACGTCAAAATCAGGAGGATGCCCGACGACACCTGGAGTACCTCAAATCCCTCCCAAGCAAGCCCAAGAAACCTGACGAAGCTGATGACATAAGCACTGTTGTCTGA